Proteins encoded in a region of the Vicia villosa cultivar HV-30 ecotype Madison, WI linkage group LG5, Vvil1.0, whole genome shotgun sequence genome:
- the LOC131601482 gene encoding transketolase, chloroplastic-like — MASSSTSSLSLTTPHLTTPPTTTRLSSLPSTISLTRSPTPTRLLSLSQSQSQTHLRRTIIKASTSSTLTTDTPTDESSLVEKSVNTIRFLAVDSVEKANSGHPGLPMGCAPMGHVLYDEVMRYNPKNPFWFNRDRFVLSAGHGCMLQYALLHLAGYDSVQEADLKEFRQWGSRTPGHPENFETPGIEVTTGPLGQGIANAVGLALAEKHLAARFNKPDNEIIDHHTYCILGDGCQMEGIANEACSLAGHWGLGKLIAFYDDNHISIDGDTEIAFTESVDKRFEALGWHVIWVKNGNTGFDEIRAAIKEAKAVTDRPTLIKFTTTIGYGSPNKSNSYSVHGSALGAKEVDATRNHLGWPHEPFHVPEDVKKHWSRHIPEGAAIESEWNAKFAQYEKKYKEEAEVLKSIITGDLPAGWEKALPTYTPEIPADATRNLSQQNLNALAKVLPGLLGGSADLASSNMTLLKASGNFQSDSPAERNVRFGVREHGMGAICNGIALHSPGLIPYCATFFVFTDYMRGAIRLSALSEAGVIYVMTHDSIGLGEDGPTHQPIEHLASFRAMPNILMLRPADGNETAGAYRVAVLNRTRPSILALSRQKLPNLAGTSIEGVEKGGYIVSDNSSGNKPDLILIGTGSELEIAYKAGEDLRKEGKTVRVVSFVSWELFAEQSDAYKESVLPAAVTARVSIEAGTTFGWEKIVGSKGKAIGIDRFGASAPAGRIYKEFGITKEAVIAAAKELI, encoded by the exons ATGGCTTCTTCTTCCACCTCCTCCCTCTCTCTCACCACCCCCCATCTCACCACCCCTCCCACCACCACCCGTCTCTCCTCTCTCCCTTCCACCATCTCCCTCACCCGATCACCAACCCCCACCCGCCTCCTCTCCCTCTCTCAATCCCAATCCCAAACCCACCTCCGTCGCACCATCATCAAAGCCTCTACCTCTTCAACCCTCACCACCGACACCCCAACCGATGAATCATCACTCGTTGAGAAATCAGTCAACACGATCCGGTTCCTCGCGGTTGATTCTGTCGAGAAGGCGAATTCGGGTCACCCGGGTTTGCCCATGGGCTGTGCTCCGATGGGTCATGTGCTTTACGATGAGGTTATGAGGTATAACCCCAAGAACCCGTTTTGGTTTAACCGTGATCGGTTTGTTTTGTCTGCTGGCCATGGGTGTATGCTTCAGTACGCTTTGCTTCATCTTGCTGGATACGACAGTGTTCAG GAAGCGGATTTGAAGGAATTTCGTCAATGGGGGAGCAGAACCCCCGGCCACCCTGAGAATTTCGAGACACCTGGAATTGAAGTCACAACAG GTCCCCTTGGTCAGGGTATTGCCAATGCCGTTGGTTTAGCCCTTGCAGAGAAGCACTTAGCCGCCAGATTTAACAAGCCCGACAATGAGATTATTGATCACCATAC ATATTGTATATTGGGTGATGGTTGTCAAATGGAGGGAATCGCAAATGAAGCTTGCTCGCTTGCAGGACACTGGGGATTGGGGAAGTTAATAGCCTTTTATGATGACAATCACATTTCTATCGATGGTGACACGGAAATCGCGTTCACCGAGAGTGTTGACAAGCGTTTTGAAGCACTCGGGTGGCATGTTATTTGGGTTAAGAATGGAAACACCGGCTTTGATGAAATTCGCGCTGCCATTAAGGAAGCAAAAGCTGTCACAGACAGACCCACATTGATTAAG TTCACGACAACCATTGGTTATGGTTCTCCAAACAAATCCAACTCCTACAGTGTGCATGGAAGTGCACTTGGTGCCAAAGAAGTTGATGCCACAAGAAACCATCTCGGATGGCCTCATGAGCCTTTCCACGTGCCCGAGGATGTCAAAAA ACACTGGAGTCGCCATATTCCCGAGGGCGCTGCTATTGAATCTGAGTGGAATGCCAAGTTTGCTCAATACGAAAAGAAGTACAAGGAGGAAGCTGAAGTGCTGAAATCGATCATCACTGGCGATTTACCCGCTGGTTGGGAGAAAGCACTTCCG ACATACACTCCAGAGATCCCAGCCGATGCGACCCGAAATCTATCCCAGCAAAACCTTAATGCCCTAGCGAAGGTTCTTCCCGGTCTGCTCGGTGGCAGTGCAGATCTTGCTTCTTCCAATATGACCTTGCTGAAAGCATCTGGAAACTTCCAAAGTGATTCTCCAGCAGAGCGTAACGTTAGATTCGGTGTTAGGGAACACGGAATGGGAGCAATCTGCAACGGCATTGCTCTTCACAGCCCTGGACTGATTCCATATTGTGCAACCTTCTTTGTTTTCACCGACTACATGCGCGGTGCCATAAGGCTTTCTGCCCTATCCGAAGCCGGTGTTATCTATGTCATGACTCATGACTCAATAGGACTCGGAGAGGACGGCCCAACCCATCAGCCTATAGAGCACCTGGCAAGTTTCCGAGCAATGCCAAATATCTTGATGCTTCGTCCTGCCGACGGTAACGAAACAGCTGGAGCATACAGAGTCGCCGTGCTCAACCGGACGAGACCATCTATTCTCGCCCTTTCCAGACAAAAATTGCCTAACCTTGCCGGAACTTCCATTGAAGGAGTCGAAAAAGGTGGATACATCGTCTCTGACAACTCATCAGGAAACAAACCCGATCTCATTTTGATCGGAACCGGATCTGAATTGGAAATTGCTTACAAAGCTGGTGAGGATCTAAGAAAAGAAGGAAAGACGGTCAGAGTCGTTTCCTTTGTTTCTTGGGAACTTTTCGCCGAGCAATCAGATGCTTACAAGGAGAGTGTTCTCCCTGCAGCTGTCACAGCTCGGGTTAGCATTGAAGCCGGAACAACATTCGGGTGGGAGAAAATAGTCGGAAGCAAAGGAAAAGCAATCGGGATTGACCGTTTCGGAGCTAGTGCTCCTGCAGGAAGAATATACAAAGAG